Proteins found in one Fusarium oxysporum Fo47 chromosome V, complete sequence genomic segment:
- a CDS encoding kinase-like domain-containing protein has protein sequence MATCSLKSLRRPSLTLISGARKTSFRFNGLISKAATRGLATVTAQTTQPAVMMEDHNTRLINMGYNYNYIEHVENLEQYRLGGFHPVSLGETINNRYLVLNKLGHGGYSTVWLSWDILKQKYAALKIVLADFGEDSTEVDVLQRLEAKATKKHPGRSLIRHVTDNFHFDGPNGRHTCLVNDPAMMSLRLAKDASFTRLFQPRTARAIAAQVVQSIAYLHEGGVVHGDLHLDNILLQLPDRIKRLSPDQLHERHSHPTTVPVTRLDGLPLDENAPRNAVLPIWLGQKSEDVALADAKILLGDFGESYLPSQEKRQYSNAPIRYRAPETQFPDVCQPLSFSSDIWSLGCLLWNVVGQRPLFDAWTLSEDDILQDQIDLLGEIPEEWSAYGAKRSEYWVEDVEEEASSQATTQGGFTWDVRFERCVQQGRKESGMKPMSKDEKEAFIDMMKKIITFRPEDRITAKDLLESRWMKQWALPELKKLAAS, from the coding sequence ATGGCTACTTGCAGTCTCAAGTCGCTGCGGCGACCATCACTCACCCTCATATCTGGAGCGAGGAAGACGTCTTTTCGTTTCAATGGCCTCATCTCAAAAGCTGCCACTCGTGGTTTGGCCACCGTCACCGCTCAAACAACACAGCCAGctgtgatgatggaagaCCATAATACTAGACTGATTAACATGGGCTACAACTACAACTACATCGAACATGTCGAAAACCTCGAACAGTACCGCCTTGGGGGTTTCCATCCCGTATCCCTAGGTGAAACCATCAATAACCGCTACCTGGTCCTCAACAAGCTCGGCCACGGTGGATACTCAACTGTATGGCTCTCATGGGACATCTTGAAACAGAAGTATGCCGCATTGAAGATTGTACTAGCAGATTTCGGTGAAGACTCAACAGAAGTCGATGTCCTTCAGCGTCTGGAAGCCAAAGCCACGAAGAAACATCCCGGAAGGTCTCTCATTAGACATGTCACCGATAACTTTCACTTCGATGGTCCCAATGGAAGACACACCTGTCTGGTTAACGATCCGGCGATGATGTCGCTGCGTCTTGCGAAGGACGCCTCTTTCACAAGACTCTTTCAGCCACGGACTGCCCGAGCTATCGCCGCTCAAGTTGTGCAGTCCATCGCGTACCTCCATGAAGGCGGTGTAGTACACGGCGACCTCCACCTCGACAACATCTTGCTCCAGCTTCCGGACCGAATCAAGCGCTTGTCGCCTGATCAACTTCACGAGCGACATAGTCATCCAACGACAGTCCCTGTGACGAGACTCGACGGACTTCCTCTTGACGAAAATGCACCGCGAAACGCTGTGCTGCCAATTTGGCTTGGTCAAAAGAGCGAGGATGTAGCTCTGGCAGATGCAAAGATCTTACTGGGCGATTTCGGCGAGTCCTATTTACCGAGTCAAGAAAAGCGTCAATATTCCAACGCTCCGATTCGCTACCGGGCACCTGAAACTCAATTCCCCGATGTGTGTCAACCTCTCTCGTTCAGCTCCGATATTTGGAGCCTTGGTTGTCTCCTCTGGAACGTCGTCGGACAACGCCCGCTATTCGACGCCTGGACCCTCTCAGAAGATGACATTCTTCAAGACCAaattgatcttcttggtgaAATCCCAGAAGAGTGGTCTGCCTACGGCGCCAAGCGATCAGAGTACTGGGTCGAGGACGTCGAAGAAGAGGCGTCGTCACAAGCCACTACTCAGGGCGGTTTCACATGGGATGTCCGCTTTGAGCGCTGTGTGCAACAAGGACGAAAGGAGAGCGGCATGAAGCCCATGTcaaaggatgagaaggaggcttTTATTGATATGATGAAAAAGATAATTACTTTCCGCCCTGAGGATAGGATAACGGCTAAAGACCTGCTGGAGTCACGATGGATGAAACAGTGGGCCTTGcctgagctgaagaagcttgcGGCTTCATGA